The proteins below come from a single Rhodopirellula bahusiensis genomic window:
- a CDS encoding ion transporter encodes MSTATEKVLRRRLIQRPAEPGARQTIYDVIFEADSPLGRGFDIALLVAIIASIVLVSLETVPEYDLQRDPNSATPTSRLALWFWALEWVLTILFTIEYALRLYCVRHPLKYAFSFWGIVDLLSILPSYLTLLVGRSAKSFVILRSVRLLRVFRVLKLWRMMSQADELADAVWKSREKIIVFLAVVLVAVTISGTLMYQIETVLMGETHESDFTSIPQAMYWAIVTMTTVGYGDVVPHTTIGKIISAALILLGYSLIIVPTGFVSAELSGKIAATTEHHRCAQCGLSSHRAGAVHCDRCGHRLDEVTPDETTPEASPA; translated from the coding sequence ATGAGCACCGCGACCGAAAAAGTGTTGCGGCGTCGATTGATCCAGCGTCCTGCTGAGCCTGGTGCCCGGCAGACGATTTACGACGTGATCTTCGAAGCTGATTCACCACTCGGTCGTGGTTTCGACATCGCGTTGCTGGTCGCCATCATCGCCAGCATTGTGCTGGTGTCACTGGAAACCGTGCCAGAATACGACTTGCAGCGAGATCCGAATTCAGCGACGCCGACCAGCAGACTTGCTCTCTGGTTTTGGGCGCTCGAGTGGGTTCTCACAATCCTGTTCACCATTGAGTACGCATTGCGACTCTACTGCGTGCGTCATCCGCTGAAGTATGCGTTCAGCTTTTGGGGGATCGTGGATCTGCTCAGCATTCTGCCGAGCTACCTGACGCTGTTGGTGGGCCGGTCAGCGAAGTCGTTTGTGATTCTTCGCAGTGTTCGTTTGCTGCGAGTCTTTCGGGTATTGAAGCTTTGGCGAATGATGAGCCAAGCGGACGAACTCGCGGATGCGGTTTGGAAATCTCGCGAAAAAATCATTGTCTTTTTGGCGGTCGTTTTGGTGGCGGTCACGATCAGTGGCACGCTGATGTACCAAATCGAAACGGTGTTGATGGGCGAAACCCACGAGAGTGATTTCACTTCCATTCCGCAAGCGATGTACTGGGCGATCGTGACGATGACGACGGTGGGTTATGGAGACGTTGTCCCGCACACCACGATCGGAAAGATCATCTCCGCGGCCCTGATTCTGCTTGGTTACTCGTTGATCATTGTGCCGACCGGATTTGTCAGTGCTGAGTTGTCCGGCAAGATTGCCGCCACGACGGAGCATCATCGGTGCGCTCAGTGCGGGTTATCAAGTCATCGAGCTGGAGCTGTTCATTGCGATCGTTGCGGCCACCGCTTGGATGAAGTGACCCCGGACGAGACGACGCCCGAAGCTTCGCCGGCATAA
- a CDS encoding DinB family protein has product MQANPVVSRFKSRRPGEDELSSDYHRELVSRVPGECVLKAMDDQLHWVCELAGSLSAEQIDKVHQPYSWTIRQVVEHCVDAERIGGDRMLRIAAGDQNNQPAWDENAYAAARFGLGNMRELISELGFCRQANTTLLRRIDPRAWDNVGTVDDNRISVRGMAWVTAGHLLHHLEIIEQRCDVHVSRGPQMT; this is encoded by the coding sequence ATGCAAGCCAATCCAGTCGTGAGCCGCTTCAAGAGTCGCCGGCCTGGCGAGGACGAGTTGTCGTCGGATTATCACCGTGAATTGGTGAGCCGTGTTCCTGGTGAATGCGTTCTGAAAGCCATGGACGACCAGTTGCACTGGGTTTGCGAATTGGCAGGCAGTCTCTCCGCTGAGCAAATCGATAAAGTCCACCAGCCTTACTCGTGGACGATTCGCCAGGTCGTTGAACACTGCGTCGATGCGGAGCGAATCGGCGGCGATCGAATGCTGCGAATCGCGGCGGGAGATCAAAACAATCAGCCTGCGTGGGATGAAAATGCTTACGCGGCGGCACGCTTTGGTTTGGGGAACATGCGAGAGCTGATTTCCGAATTGGGGTTTTGCCGGCAAGCCAACACAACGTTGCTGCGACGGATTGACCCAAGAGCATGGGACAACGTTGGAACGGTCGACGACAACCGGATCAGCGTTCGCGGGATGGCCTGGGTGACGGCGGGGCACCTGCTGCATCACTTGGAAATCATCGAACAGCGATGTGATGTTCACGTTTCTCGCGGTCCTCAAATGACATGA